A window of Mixophyes fleayi isolate aMixFle1 chromosome 10, aMixFle1.hap1, whole genome shotgun sequence contains these coding sequences:
- the TUB gene encoding tubby protein homolog isoform X3: MRESFRRKENRHSVLDDESSTLRQQKLDRQRALLEQKQKKKRQEPLMVQSNVDGRTRTRRMKQSEEQAPLVESYHSSNSSAIYHVPEAEQEDTQAVTEIQPPKSTKKAKAAGAASCPSGSARKEKKGKHKGIDGPAAFQDEVQDTGSHVQILTVGQSSHEEDEGETVAGGQQQGKQDLRLTMQKKGISSSMNFDEEEDDEDEDSSSSSQLNSNTRPGSATSKKSNKETASAPSPSTNEPPIDVEDLEEFSMRPAPQGVTIKCRITRDKKGMDRGMYPTYYLHLEREDGKKVFLLAGRKRKKSKTSNYLISIDPTDLSRGGESFIGKLRSNLMGTKFTVYDNGVNPVKTPSSLEASNLRQELAAICYETNVLGFKGPRKMSVIIPGMNMDHERVSIRPRNEHETLLSRWQNKNTESVIELHNKTPVWNDDTQSYVLNFHGRVTQASVKNFQIIHDNDPDYIVMQFGRVAEDVFTMDYNYPMCALQAFAIALSSFDSKLACE, encoded by the exons TGTCTTGGATGATGAGAGCAGCACTCTGCGCCAACAGAAACTTGACAGACAG CGCGCACTCTTAGAGCAGAAGCAGAAGAAGAAACGTCAGGAGCCTCTGATGGTCCAGTCTAACGTAGACGGTCGCACCCGGACTCGCAGGATGAAGCAGTCTGAGGAGCAGGCGCCATTAGTGGAATCTTATCACAGCAGCAATAGCAGCGCAATTTATCACG TACCGGAGGCTGAGCAGGAGGACACGCAGGCGGTAACGGAGATCCAGCCTCCCAAATCCACTAAAAAGGCCAAGGCGGCAGGAGCCGCAAGTTGCCCGTCTGGCAGTGCCaggaaggaaaaaaagggaaagCACAAAG GTATCGATGGCCCAGCTGCTTTCCAAGATGAAGTCCAGGACACAGGGAGTCACGTACAGATTTTGACCGTGGGACAATCTAGCCAtgaagaggatgaaggggagacGGTGGCTGGTGGTCAACAGCAAGGCAAGCAAGACCTGAGACTGACCATGCAGAAGAAGG GTATATCCAGCAGCATGAACTTCGATGAGGAagaggatgatgaggatgaagaCAGCTCAAGTTCATCGCAGCTCAACAGTAACACCCGGCCGGGCTCTGCCACCAGCAAGAAGTCTAACAAG GAGACCGCCTCAGCCCCCAGCCCCTCGACAAATGAACCGCCAATCGACGTGGAGGACCTGGAGGAATTTTCTATGCGACCGGCTCCTCAGGGAGTGACCATCAAATGCAGAATTACAAGAGACAAGAAGGGCATGGATCGGGGGATGTATCCGACATATTATCTCCATCTCGAGCGGGAGGACGGTAAAAAG GTATTTCTCTTGGCCGGAAGGAAACGAAAGAAGAGTAAAACATCCAATTACCTCATCTCGATCGATCCGACCGACCTCTCCCGAGGAGGAGAAAGTTTCATCGGCAAACTCCG GTCAAATCTGATGGGCACAAAGTTTACAGTCTATGATAACGGGGTGAATCCGGTGAAGACACCCTCCAGTTTAGAGGCCAGTAATCTACGGCAGGAACTCGCAGCCATCTGCTAT gaaaccaatgttttagGCTTTAAGGGACCTCGGAAAATGAGTGTaattattcctggaatgaacatgGATCATGAAAGAGTTTCAATAAGGCCACGTAAT GAGCACGAGACGCTGCTCTCTCGATGGCAGAACAAGAACACAGAAAGCGTCATCGAGCTGCACAATAAAACACCCGTCTGGAACGACGACACCCAGTCCTACGTCCTAAACTTTCACGGCCGTGTCACACAAGCTTCTGTAAAGAACTTTCAGATCATACATGACAATGATC CGGATTACATCGTCATGCAGTTTGGCCGCGTGGCAGAAGACGTGTTTACAATGGACTACAATTACCCCATGTGCGCCCTGCAGGCGTTCGCTATAGCGCTGTCCAGTTTTGATAGTAAACTGGCCTGCGAGTAA
- the TUB gene encoding tubby protein homolog isoform X2 has translation MTSKHQSDWIPYSVLDDESSTLRQQKLDRQRALLEQKQKKKRQEPLMVQSNVDGRTRTRRMKQSEEQAPLVESYHSSNSSAIYHVPEAEQEDTQAVTEIQPPKSTKKAKAAGAASCPSGSARKEKKGKHKGIDGPAAFQDEVQDTGSHVQILTVGQSSHEEDEGETVAGGQQQGKQDLRLTMQKKGISSSMNFDEEEDDEDEDSSSSSQLNSNTRPGSATSKKSNKETASAPSPSTNEPPIDVEDLEEFSMRPAPQGVTIKCRITRDKKGMDRGMYPTYYLHLEREDGKKVFLLAGRKRKKSKTSNYLISIDPTDLSRGGESFIGKLRSNLMGTKFTVYDNGVNPVKTPSSLEASNLRQELAAICYETNVLGFKGPRKMSVIIPGMNMDHERVSIRPRNEHETLLSRWQNKNTESVIELHNKTPVWNDDTQSYVLNFHGRVTQASVKNFQIIHDNDPDYIVMQFGRVAEDVFTMDYNYPMCALQAFAIALSSFDSKLACE, from the exons TGTCTTGGATGATGAGAGCAGCACTCTGCGCCAACAGAAACTTGACAGACAG CGCGCACTCTTAGAGCAGAAGCAGAAGAAGAAACGTCAGGAGCCTCTGATGGTCCAGTCTAACGTAGACGGTCGCACCCGGACTCGCAGGATGAAGCAGTCTGAGGAGCAGGCGCCATTAGTGGAATCTTATCACAGCAGCAATAGCAGCGCAATTTATCACG TACCGGAGGCTGAGCAGGAGGACACGCAGGCGGTAACGGAGATCCAGCCTCCCAAATCCACTAAAAAGGCCAAGGCGGCAGGAGCCGCAAGTTGCCCGTCTGGCAGTGCCaggaaggaaaaaaagggaaagCACAAAG GTATCGATGGCCCAGCTGCTTTCCAAGATGAAGTCCAGGACACAGGGAGTCACGTACAGATTTTGACCGTGGGACAATCTAGCCAtgaagaggatgaaggggagacGGTGGCTGGTGGTCAACAGCAAGGCAAGCAAGACCTGAGACTGACCATGCAGAAGAAGG GTATATCCAGCAGCATGAACTTCGATGAGGAagaggatgatgaggatgaagaCAGCTCAAGTTCATCGCAGCTCAACAGTAACACCCGGCCGGGCTCTGCCACCAGCAAGAAGTCTAACAAG GAGACCGCCTCAGCCCCCAGCCCCTCGACAAATGAACCGCCAATCGACGTGGAGGACCTGGAGGAATTTTCTATGCGACCGGCTCCTCAGGGAGTGACCATCAAATGCAGAATTACAAGAGACAAGAAGGGCATGGATCGGGGGATGTATCCGACATATTATCTCCATCTCGAGCGGGAGGACGGTAAAAAG GTATTTCTCTTGGCCGGAAGGAAACGAAAGAAGAGTAAAACATCCAATTACCTCATCTCGATCGATCCGACCGACCTCTCCCGAGGAGGAGAAAGTTTCATCGGCAAACTCCG GTCAAATCTGATGGGCACAAAGTTTACAGTCTATGATAACGGGGTGAATCCGGTGAAGACACCCTCCAGTTTAGAGGCCAGTAATCTACGGCAGGAACTCGCAGCCATCTGCTAT gaaaccaatgttttagGCTTTAAGGGACCTCGGAAAATGAGTGTaattattcctggaatgaacatgGATCATGAAAGAGTTTCAATAAGGCCACGTAAT GAGCACGAGACGCTGCTCTCTCGATGGCAGAACAAGAACACAGAAAGCGTCATCGAGCTGCACAATAAAACACCCGTCTGGAACGACGACACCCAGTCCTACGTCCTAAACTTTCACGGCCGTGTCACACAAGCTTCTGTAAAGAACTTTCAGATCATACATGACAATGATC CGGATTACATCGTCATGCAGTTTGGCCGCGTGGCAGAAGACGTGTTTACAATGGACTACAATTACCCCATGTGCGCCCTGCAGGCGTTCGCTATAGCGCTGTCCAGTTTTGATAGTAAACTGGCCTGCGAGTAA
- the TUB gene encoding tubby protein homolog isoform X1, with protein sequence MEGVSSNRTMCYSRWSYDSVLDDESSTLRQQKLDRQRALLEQKQKKKRQEPLMVQSNVDGRTRTRRMKQSEEQAPLVESYHSSNSSAIYHVPEAEQEDTQAVTEIQPPKSTKKAKAAGAASCPSGSARKEKKGKHKGIDGPAAFQDEVQDTGSHVQILTVGQSSHEEDEGETVAGGQQQGKQDLRLTMQKKGISSSMNFDEEEDDEDEDSSSSSQLNSNTRPGSATSKKSNKETASAPSPSTNEPPIDVEDLEEFSMRPAPQGVTIKCRITRDKKGMDRGMYPTYYLHLEREDGKKVFLLAGRKRKKSKTSNYLISIDPTDLSRGGESFIGKLRSNLMGTKFTVYDNGVNPVKTPSSLEASNLRQELAAICYETNVLGFKGPRKMSVIIPGMNMDHERVSIRPRNEHETLLSRWQNKNTESVIELHNKTPVWNDDTQSYVLNFHGRVTQASVKNFQIIHDNDPDYIVMQFGRVAEDVFTMDYNYPMCALQAFAIALSSFDSKLACE encoded by the exons TGTCTTGGATGATGAGAGCAGCACTCTGCGCCAACAGAAACTTGACAGACAG CGCGCACTCTTAGAGCAGAAGCAGAAGAAGAAACGTCAGGAGCCTCTGATGGTCCAGTCTAACGTAGACGGTCGCACCCGGACTCGCAGGATGAAGCAGTCTGAGGAGCAGGCGCCATTAGTGGAATCTTATCACAGCAGCAATAGCAGCGCAATTTATCACG TACCGGAGGCTGAGCAGGAGGACACGCAGGCGGTAACGGAGATCCAGCCTCCCAAATCCACTAAAAAGGCCAAGGCGGCAGGAGCCGCAAGTTGCCCGTCTGGCAGTGCCaggaaggaaaaaaagggaaagCACAAAG GTATCGATGGCCCAGCTGCTTTCCAAGATGAAGTCCAGGACACAGGGAGTCACGTACAGATTTTGACCGTGGGACAATCTAGCCAtgaagaggatgaaggggagacGGTGGCTGGTGGTCAACAGCAAGGCAAGCAAGACCTGAGACTGACCATGCAGAAGAAGG GTATATCCAGCAGCATGAACTTCGATGAGGAagaggatgatgaggatgaagaCAGCTCAAGTTCATCGCAGCTCAACAGTAACACCCGGCCGGGCTCTGCCACCAGCAAGAAGTCTAACAAG GAGACCGCCTCAGCCCCCAGCCCCTCGACAAATGAACCGCCAATCGACGTGGAGGACCTGGAGGAATTTTCTATGCGACCGGCTCCTCAGGGAGTGACCATCAAATGCAGAATTACAAGAGACAAGAAGGGCATGGATCGGGGGATGTATCCGACATATTATCTCCATCTCGAGCGGGAGGACGGTAAAAAG GTATTTCTCTTGGCCGGAAGGAAACGAAAGAAGAGTAAAACATCCAATTACCTCATCTCGATCGATCCGACCGACCTCTCCCGAGGAGGAGAAAGTTTCATCGGCAAACTCCG GTCAAATCTGATGGGCACAAAGTTTACAGTCTATGATAACGGGGTGAATCCGGTGAAGACACCCTCCAGTTTAGAGGCCAGTAATCTACGGCAGGAACTCGCAGCCATCTGCTAT gaaaccaatgttttagGCTTTAAGGGACCTCGGAAAATGAGTGTaattattcctggaatgaacatgGATCATGAAAGAGTTTCAATAAGGCCACGTAAT GAGCACGAGACGCTGCTCTCTCGATGGCAGAACAAGAACACAGAAAGCGTCATCGAGCTGCACAATAAAACACCCGTCTGGAACGACGACACCCAGTCCTACGTCCTAAACTTTCACGGCCGTGTCACACAAGCTTCTGTAAAGAACTTTCAGATCATACATGACAATGATC CGGATTACATCGTCATGCAGTTTGGCCGCGTGGCAGAAGACGTGTTTACAATGGACTACAATTACCCCATGTGCGCCCTGCAGGCGTTCGCTATAGCGCTGTCCAGTTTTGATAGTAAACTGGCCTGCGAGTAA
- the TUB gene encoding tubby protein homolog isoform X5, with the protein MEGVSSNRTMCYSRWSYDSVLDDESSTLRQQKLDRQRALLEQKQKKKRQEPLMVQSNVDGRTRTRRMKQSEEQAPLVESYHSSNSSAIYHVPEAEQEDTQAVTEIQPPKSTKKAKAAGAASCPSGSARKEKKGKHKGIDGPAAFQDEVQDTGSHVQILTVGQSSHEEDEGETVAGGQQQGKQDLRLTMQKKGISSSMNFDEEEDDEDEDSSSSSQLNSNTRPGSATSKKSNKETASAPSPSTNEPPIDVEDLEEFSMRPAPQGVTIKCRITRDKKGMDRGMYPTYYLHLEREDGKKVFLLAGRKRKKSKTSNYLISIDPTDLSRGGESFIGKLRSNLMGTKFTVYDNGVNPVKTPSSLEASNLRQELAAICYETNVLGFKGPRKMSVIIPGMNMDHERVSIRPRNVSTVTYREYNGRTVTYREYNGLLSPIAVYNVSTVTYSCI; encoded by the exons TGTCTTGGATGATGAGAGCAGCACTCTGCGCCAACAGAAACTTGACAGACAG CGCGCACTCTTAGAGCAGAAGCAGAAGAAGAAACGTCAGGAGCCTCTGATGGTCCAGTCTAACGTAGACGGTCGCACCCGGACTCGCAGGATGAAGCAGTCTGAGGAGCAGGCGCCATTAGTGGAATCTTATCACAGCAGCAATAGCAGCGCAATTTATCACG TACCGGAGGCTGAGCAGGAGGACACGCAGGCGGTAACGGAGATCCAGCCTCCCAAATCCACTAAAAAGGCCAAGGCGGCAGGAGCCGCAAGTTGCCCGTCTGGCAGTGCCaggaaggaaaaaaagggaaagCACAAAG GTATCGATGGCCCAGCTGCTTTCCAAGATGAAGTCCAGGACACAGGGAGTCACGTACAGATTTTGACCGTGGGACAATCTAGCCAtgaagaggatgaaggggagacGGTGGCTGGTGGTCAACAGCAAGGCAAGCAAGACCTGAGACTGACCATGCAGAAGAAGG GTATATCCAGCAGCATGAACTTCGATGAGGAagaggatgatgaggatgaagaCAGCTCAAGTTCATCGCAGCTCAACAGTAACACCCGGCCGGGCTCTGCCACCAGCAAGAAGTCTAACAAG GAGACCGCCTCAGCCCCCAGCCCCTCGACAAATGAACCGCCAATCGACGTGGAGGACCTGGAGGAATTTTCTATGCGACCGGCTCCTCAGGGAGTGACCATCAAATGCAGAATTACAAGAGACAAGAAGGGCATGGATCGGGGGATGTATCCGACATATTATCTCCATCTCGAGCGGGAGGACGGTAAAAAG GTATTTCTCTTGGCCGGAAGGAAACGAAAGAAGAGTAAAACATCCAATTACCTCATCTCGATCGATCCGACCGACCTCTCCCGAGGAGGAGAAAGTTTCATCGGCAAACTCCG GTCAAATCTGATGGGCACAAAGTTTACAGTCTATGATAACGGGGTGAATCCGGTGAAGACACCCTCCAGTTTAGAGGCCAGTAATCTACGGCAGGAACTCGCAGCCATCTGCTAT gaaaccaatgttttagGCTTTAAGGGACCTCGGAAAATGAGTGTaattattcctggaatgaacatgGATCATGAAAGAGTTTCAATAAGGCCACGTAATGTAAGTACTGTCACCTATAGAGAGTATAATGGACGTACTGTCACCTATAGAGAGTATAATGGAC TACTGTCACCTATAGctgtatataatgtaagtacTGTCACCTATAGctgtatataa
- the TUB gene encoding tubby protein homolog isoform X4 encodes MEGVSSNRTMCYSRWSYDSVLDDESSTLRQQKLDRQRALLEQKQKKKRQEPLMVQSNVDGRTRTRRMKQSEEQAPLVESYHSSNSSAIYHGIDGPAAFQDEVQDTGSHVQILTVGQSSHEEDEGETVAGGQQQGKQDLRLTMQKKGISSSMNFDEEEDDEDEDSSSSSQLNSNTRPGSATSKKSNKETASAPSPSTNEPPIDVEDLEEFSMRPAPQGVTIKCRITRDKKGMDRGMYPTYYLHLEREDGKKVFLLAGRKRKKSKTSNYLISIDPTDLSRGGESFIGKLRSNLMGTKFTVYDNGVNPVKTPSSLEASNLRQELAAICYETNVLGFKGPRKMSVIIPGMNMDHERVSIRPRNEHETLLSRWQNKNTESVIELHNKTPVWNDDTQSYVLNFHGRVTQASVKNFQIIHDNDPDYIVMQFGRVAEDVFTMDYNYPMCALQAFAIALSSFDSKLACE; translated from the exons TGTCTTGGATGATGAGAGCAGCACTCTGCGCCAACAGAAACTTGACAGACAG CGCGCACTCTTAGAGCAGAAGCAGAAGAAGAAACGTCAGGAGCCTCTGATGGTCCAGTCTAACGTAGACGGTCGCACCCGGACTCGCAGGATGAAGCAGTCTGAGGAGCAGGCGCCATTAGTGGAATCTTATCACAGCAGCAATAGCAGCGCAATTTATCACG GTATCGATGGCCCAGCTGCTTTCCAAGATGAAGTCCAGGACACAGGGAGTCACGTACAGATTTTGACCGTGGGACAATCTAGCCAtgaagaggatgaaggggagacGGTGGCTGGTGGTCAACAGCAAGGCAAGCAAGACCTGAGACTGACCATGCAGAAGAAGG GTATATCCAGCAGCATGAACTTCGATGAGGAagaggatgatgaggatgaagaCAGCTCAAGTTCATCGCAGCTCAACAGTAACACCCGGCCGGGCTCTGCCACCAGCAAGAAGTCTAACAAG GAGACCGCCTCAGCCCCCAGCCCCTCGACAAATGAACCGCCAATCGACGTGGAGGACCTGGAGGAATTTTCTATGCGACCGGCTCCTCAGGGAGTGACCATCAAATGCAGAATTACAAGAGACAAGAAGGGCATGGATCGGGGGATGTATCCGACATATTATCTCCATCTCGAGCGGGAGGACGGTAAAAAG GTATTTCTCTTGGCCGGAAGGAAACGAAAGAAGAGTAAAACATCCAATTACCTCATCTCGATCGATCCGACCGACCTCTCCCGAGGAGGAGAAAGTTTCATCGGCAAACTCCG GTCAAATCTGATGGGCACAAAGTTTACAGTCTATGATAACGGGGTGAATCCGGTGAAGACACCCTCCAGTTTAGAGGCCAGTAATCTACGGCAGGAACTCGCAGCCATCTGCTAT gaaaccaatgttttagGCTTTAAGGGACCTCGGAAAATGAGTGTaattattcctggaatgaacatgGATCATGAAAGAGTTTCAATAAGGCCACGTAAT GAGCACGAGACGCTGCTCTCTCGATGGCAGAACAAGAACACAGAAAGCGTCATCGAGCTGCACAATAAAACACCCGTCTGGAACGACGACACCCAGTCCTACGTCCTAAACTTTCACGGCCGTGTCACACAAGCTTCTGTAAAGAACTTTCAGATCATACATGACAATGATC CGGATTACATCGTCATGCAGTTTGGCCGCGTGGCAGAAGACGTGTTTACAATGGACTACAATTACCCCATGTGCGCCCTGCAGGCGTTCGCTATAGCGCTGTCCAGTTTTGATAGTAAACTGGCCTGCGAGTAA
- the LOC142103550 gene encoding E3 ubiquitin/ISG15 ligase TRIM25-like — MASAYLREELKCPICWNIYTDSVNLTCGHNYCRDCIKKALDAEVGSTVYTCPKCRVQFPQRPLLQRNITLCNIVDYIKSTQLAQEETGIFCTYCIHSLVPAIKSCAMCEASLCDDHVRVHSQSADHLLMEPSASPGNRKCSVHRKFLEYYCTEDATCICVSCRLDGDHVGHKVDLLIDTAEKKVEKLRNVLQKLTTKREETERRVQSLQERKRKGEGKAADATATVSTQFRDIRRQLDDLEKRVLSEISRQEESVSLSVSDLIQQLEIKKDELSRKMRHIEELCNMSDPVTVLQEPDTGDLCDTEDRERHDDQVHGVGDLDVGLILEILHTGLADLITRVKKNNINMPGASDILFDENTAGNNIHISDHFKKISWTQHKCNRPETPERFQYNQILSLQRFSTGQHYWEVESSKLGDWRIGVCYPTVDRRGDLSWIGENNKSWCLRRCCDKYTVRHDGKLTELLLIPASHRFRITLDYEAGQLSFYSLCDPIRHLHTFTATFTEPLHAAFYVWEGLPGGRCSVTISR; from the coding sequence ATGGCGTCTGCTTATCTGAGAGAGGAGCTGAAATGCCCCATCTGCTGGAATATTTATACGGATTCGGTAAACCTGACATGTGGACACAACTACTGCCGGGACTGCATCAAGAAAGCGTTGGATGCAGAGGTCGGATCAACAGTTTACACCTGTCCTAAGTGCAGAGTGCAGTTCCCACAGCGTCCGCTGTTGCAGAGGAACATCACTCTGTGTAACATCGTAGATTACATCAAGTCTACACAACTGGCCCAGGAGGAGACTGGGATCTTCTGCACTTACTGCATTCACTCTCTTGTGCCGGCCATTAAATCCTGTGCGATGTGTGAGGCTTCTCTGTGTGATGACCACGTGAGAGTACACAGCCAGTCAGCAGACCACCTCCTAATGGAACCCTCCGCATCCCCGGGGAACAGAAAATGCTCCGTCCATAGAAAATTCCTGGAGTATTACTGCACAGAGGATGCgacctgtatctgtgtgtcctgcaggCTGGACGGAGATCATGTGGGGCACAAAGTGGACTTAttgatagatactgctgagaaGAAGGTggagaaactgagaaatgttctgcagaaattgactacaaagagagaggagactgagagaAGAGTCCAGAGTCTGCAGGAGCGCAAGAGAAAAGGTGAGGGAAAAGCAGCTGATGCAACAGCGACGGTCAGTACCCagtttagagacatcaggagacagctggatGACCTAGAGAAAagagtcctgagtgagatctccaggcaggaagagagcgtttcactttcagtctctgatctgatccagcagctggaaataaagaaggacgagctgtccaggaagatgcgtcacattgaggagctgtgtaacatgtctgatccagtgactgtcttacaggaaccagacacaggggacttgtgtgatactgaggacagagagagacatgatgaccaggtccatggtgtaggagatctggatgtgggtctAATCTTGGAGATATTGCACACAGGATTAGCTGATCTTATTAccagggtaaaaaaaaacaacatcaacATGCCGGGTGCGTCAGACATACTATTCGATGAGAACACAGCCGGTAACAATATACATATCTCAGATCATTTTAAAAAGATATCCTGGACACAACACAAATGTAATCGCccagaaacaccagagagatttcagTATAATCAAATTTTAAGTCTCCAGAGATTTTCCACAGGACaacattactgggaagtggagAGCAGTAAATTGGGTGACTGGAGGATAGGGGTCTGTTACCCCACTGTAGACAGACGAGGAGATTTGTCTTGGATTGGAGAAAACAACAAGTCTTGGTGTTTGCGCAGATGTTGTGACAAATACACAGTGCGACACGATGGGAAACTGACCGAGTTACTTCTGATACCCGCAAGTCATAGATTCAGGATCActctggattatgaggctggacaattgtccttttattctctgtgtgacccaatcagacacttacacaccttcactgccaccttcacGGAGCCCCTTCATGCTGCGTTCTATGTGTGGGAGGGTCTGCCCGGGGGAAGGTGCAGTGTGACCATCAGTAGATAA